TGGGAGCCGAGTTTGGCGGCCATCTCCATGGCGGTGAAGCTCACTTCGCCGTCGCCCGCCTCGAAGCGCGTGCCCGGCCCGTTCGGGAGGGCGGGGACGAGGTCCATCTGGTTCTTGACGGGGTAGTCTGCGTCGCTGAACGCTGCCGTGAGTTCCTCGCGGAGTTCCGCCTCTACGTCTGCCATGCCCTCAATGCACGCATGCGGCGGAAAAACGTTCCGGAACCACGGCAAACGCGTTGTCAGTTCTCACACGTCTCGTTCGCCGGGACGTTCCGGGAGGCGAGCGCTTTTGTCTCGACTCCGGGAAGGTGGGCGCATGGCCGACGACGACGACGACTACGAGTACGAGTTCGACTTCGAGTTGCTGAAGGAGTTGACCGAGACGAGCGGCGTCCCGGGCTACGAGGACCGCGTCCGCGACGTAGTCCGGCGAGAACTGGAGGCGCACGTCGACGAGATGCGGACGGACGCGATGGGCAACGTCGTCGGGACCGTGGAGGGCGACTCGGACTACTCCGTCGCCGTCGCCGCGCACATGGACGAAATCGGCTTCATGGTGCGACACGTCACCGACGAGGGGTTCGTCCAGTTGGACGCCCTCGGCGGGTGGGACCCGCGCGTGCTGAAGGCCCAACGGGTGCGGATACACGCCGAGGACGGCGACGTGACCGGCGTCATCGGGTCGCCGCCGCCGCACACGCTCTCGGAGGAGCAGAAGGAGAAGAAAGAGGAGGTGAAGGACGTGTACGTCGACATCGGCCTCGGCGGCGAGGCGGCGAAGGAGACGGTCGACGTGGGCGACTTGGTGACCATGGAGCAGACGACCGTCGAGATGGGCCAGCACGTCACCGGCAAGGCCCTCGACGACCGCGTCTGTCTGTTCGCGATGCTGGCGGCCGCCGAGCGAATCGAGGACCCCGACGTGACGATTCACTTCGCCGCGACGGTGCAGGAGGAGGTCGGTCTGCGCGGGGCGACGGCGCTCGGCGTCGACGTCGACCCGGACCTCGCCGTCGCCCTGGACGTGACCGTCGCCAACGACGTGCCGGGGTTCGAGGCGGGCGACCACGTGACGGCCCTCGGCGACGGCACCGCGATAAAGCTGAAGGACGGCAGCGCCATCACGAGCCCGAAGGTGCACCGTCGCCTCCGCGACGTGGCCGAGAGCGAGGATATCGACTACCAGCACGAGATTCTCCCCGCCGGCGGGACGGACACCGCGGGCTTCCAGAACACCCACGGCGCCAAGCCCGTCGGCGCCATCTCCGTGCCGACGCGGTACCTCCACACGGTGACCGAGAGCGCGCACGTCGCCGACGTGGACGCGACCATCGACCTCCTGGCGGCGTTTCTCGACTCCGAGACGGGCGAGCACGACTACACGCTCTGAACCGGGGGCGTCTCGGGCCGCGCGGGGCCGTGCGGGGGCGTTCTCGAACCCGAACTCGAACCACAAACCAAAGTATTCACTACAGCGGACTCCCAAGCGCCGACCATGACTGACGGCAACGCGGAGATGTCCCGCCGGGCCTTCCTCGCGACCGCGGCCGGGACCACGGCGGCCGCGGGTGCGGCGGGAACCGCCGCGGC
This Halogeometricum sp. S3BR5-2 DNA region includes the following protein-coding sequences:
- a CDS encoding MTH865 family protein yields the protein MADVEAELREELTAAFSDADYPVKNQMDLVPALPNGPGTRFEAGDGEVSFTAMEMAAKLGSHQNFPYDDAESLVDDVIEGLKAEGMI
- a CDS encoding M42 family metallopeptidase; this translates as MADDDDDYEYEFDFELLKELTETSGVPGYEDRVRDVVRRELEAHVDEMRTDAMGNVVGTVEGDSDYSVAVAAHMDEIGFMVRHVTDEGFVQLDALGGWDPRVLKAQRVRIHAEDGDVTGVIGSPPPHTLSEEQKEKKEEVKDVYVDIGLGGEAAKETVDVGDLVTMEQTTVEMGQHVTGKALDDRVCLFAMLAAAERIEDPDVTIHFAATVQEEVGLRGATALGVDVDPDLAVALDVTVANDVPGFEAGDHVTALGDGTAIKLKDGSAITSPKVHRRLRDVAESEDIDYQHEILPAGGTDTAGFQNTHGAKPVGAISVPTRYLHTVTESAHVADVDATIDLLAAFLDSETGEHDYTL